One genomic region from uncultured Subdoligranulum sp. encodes:
- the larA gene encoding nickel-dependent lactate racemase gives MESMKYSDTAFPVSLDPAQVVAEVHANTVNLPKRTVREHIEYALDHPIGAGPLSEAVHPGDKVCIVISDTTRRWQQPSTYLPILVERLNQAGIPDKDILILCATGTHRQQTEEEHISLVGEDLYRRIQFRDHNCDDKEHLTYMGTTSRGTPVWLNSYAMACDKIILTGGVVYHFLAGFGGGRKSIVPGIAGRETINTNHNNALNKGLGSGSNPKACNGNMTDSNPFHSDLMECAAFAKPAYLLNVIVDDNYQIVGAFAGDWREAHAAAAKVVEQLDGVPIPRRTPLVIASAGGYPKDINLYQTSKTLSNALAAVAPGGTMILLSQCREGFGDPDCEAQICDFDTMEDREKSLRAHFSIGGFVGFLFAESSETYHLIVVTDLPRERFARTKIQVARTLDEALALAAACNGGSLKGVETTLMPHGGSTFPLPQA, from the coding sequence ATGGAAAGTATGAAGTACAGCGATACCGCTTTTCCGGTATCCCTGGACCCCGCCCAGGTGGTGGCGGAAGTCCATGCCAACACGGTGAACCTGCCCAAGCGCACCGTGCGGGAACACATCGAGTATGCCCTGGACCATCCCATCGGCGCGGGGCCCCTCTCGGAGGCGGTCCATCCCGGAGACAAGGTCTGCATCGTCATCTCGGACACCACCCGCCGCTGGCAGCAGCCCAGCACCTACCTGCCCATCCTGGTGGAGCGGCTCAACCAGGCCGGCATCCCCGACAAGGACATCCTCATCCTCTGCGCCACCGGCACCCATCGCCAGCAGACCGAAGAGGAGCACATCTCCCTGGTGGGGGAGGACCTCTACCGCCGCATTCAGTTCCGCGACCACAACTGTGACGACAAGGAACACCTGACCTACATGGGCACCACCAGCCGGGGCACCCCGGTGTGGCTGAACAGCTACGCCATGGCCTGCGACAAGATCATCCTCACGGGCGGCGTGGTCTACCATTTCCTGGCAGGCTTCGGCGGCGGACGCAAGTCCATCGTGCCGGGCATCGCCGGCCGGGAGACCATCAACACCAACCACAACAACGCCCTGAACAAGGGGCTGGGCAGCGGTTCCAACCCCAAGGCCTGCAACGGCAACATGACGGACAGCAACCCCTTCCACAGCGACCTGATGGAGTGCGCCGCCTTTGCCAAGCCGGCCTACCTGCTCAACGTCATCGTGGACGACAACTACCAGATCGTGGGCGCCTTCGCCGGTGACTGGCGGGAAGCCCACGCCGCGGCGGCCAAGGTGGTGGAGCAGCTGGACGGCGTGCCCATTCCCCGCCGCACCCCGCTGGTCATCGCCAGCGCCGGCGGCTACCCCAAGGATATCAACCTCTACCAGACCTCCAAGACCCTCTCCAACGCCCTGGCGGCGGTGGCCCCGGGCGGCACGATGATTTTGCTGTCCCAGTGCCGGGAGGGCTTCGGCGACCCCGACTGCGAGGCCCAGATCTGCGACTTCGACACCATGGAGGACCGGGAAAAATCCCTGCGCGCCCACTTCTCCATCGGCGGCTTCGTGGGATTCCTCTTTGCCGAGAGCTCCGAGACCTACCACCTGATCGTGGTCACCGACCTGCCCAGGGAGCGGTTCGCCCGCACCAAAATCCAGGTGGCCAGGACGCTGGACGAAGCCCTGGCCCTGGCGGCGGCCTGCAACGGCGGCAGCCTGAAGGGCGTGGAGACCACCCTCATGCCCCACGGCGGCAGCACCTTCCCCCTGCCCCAGGCGTGA
- a CDS encoding Crp/Fnr family transcriptional regulator, producing the protein MDSDAYLLKQLEQWGYTPEERPRHTYLAYCGLEQPFTYVLAHGVVKTSIVLKNGREFNIAYLKGPSLISLLRDEVSTFTSAPFNIRVESDTATFYKVPRVALWKNLNRDPALQQYVKEYYRQRWNESIRNQQLMAMNSKRGVICGFLLNLAQQFGRQVPEGILIDFAVPYEDIAGFCGISTRNSVNRLITQLRADGLLELRNHHLLIPSLDRLREEIAQ; encoded by the coding sequence ATGGACAGCGACGCCTACCTGTTGAAGCAGCTGGAACAGTGGGGCTACACGCCGGAGGAGCGTCCCCGGCACACCTACCTGGCCTACTGCGGGCTGGAGCAGCCCTTCACCTACGTGCTGGCCCACGGGGTGGTGAAGACCAGCATCGTGCTGAAAAACGGCAGGGAGTTCAACATCGCCTACCTGAAAGGCCCGTCGCTGATCTCCCTTTTGCGGGACGAGGTGTCCACCTTCACCAGCGCGCCCTTCAACATCCGGGTGGAGAGCGACACCGCCACCTTTTACAAGGTGCCCCGGGTGGCGCTGTGGAAGAACCTCAACCGGGACCCGGCGCTGCAGCAGTACGTGAAGGAGTACTACCGCCAGCGCTGGAACGAGAGCATCCGCAACCAGCAGCTCATGGCCATGAACAGCAAGCGGGGGGTCATCTGCGGGTTCCTGCTCAACCTGGCCCAGCAGTTCGGGCGGCAGGTGCCGGAGGGCATCCTCATCGACTTCGCCGTGCCCTATGAGGACATCGCCGGATTCTGCGGCATCTCCACCCGCAACAGTGTCAACCGGCTCATCACCCAGCTGCGGGCGGACGGCCTGCTGGAACTGCGCAACCACCATCTGCTCATCCCTTCCCTGGACCGGCTGCGGGAGGAAATCGCCCAGTAA
- the larA gene encoding nickel-dependent lactate racemase has product MKEIRLPYDTGTQTLHIPEKNLAGVLVSHQASYQARKTGAELVEDSLDHPIGSPRLEELAKGKKNIVIISSDHTRPVPSAIIMPILLRRIRSVAPDARIRILVATGFHRASTREELVAKYGEEILDHEEIVMHDARDDAAMVDVGVLPSGGHCLINRVATEADLLLAEGFIEAHFFAGFSGGRKSVLPGIASYKTIQANHCGEFIASPQCRTGNLQGNRIHADMVFAAHAAKLAFIVNVVLNEEKQIIGSFAGDVEEAHLTGCRFVNDLARVDKVPCDIAISTNGGYPLDQNVYQAVKGMTAAEATVREGGVIIMVAGCRDGHGGQAFFDNIAKAESPKAFLEHAAATPRLETVPEQWTSQILARILVKYHVILVSDLLDPAIAAALHMDLVPTVDEALARAFRQMGEDARVAVIPDGLSVVVQ; this is encoded by the coding sequence ATGAAAGAGATTCGCTTGCCTTATGATACCGGAACGCAGACTCTGCATATTCCGGAGAAGAATCTGGCCGGTGTGCTGGTGTCCCACCAGGCATCCTACCAGGCCAGGAAGACCGGTGCCGAGCTGGTGGAAGATTCCCTCGACCATCCCATCGGCAGCCCCCGTCTGGAGGAACTGGCCAAGGGCAAGAAAAACATCGTCATCATCAGCTCTGACCACACCCGCCCGGTGCCGTCGGCCATCATCATGCCCATCCTGCTGCGCCGCATCCGCAGCGTAGCCCCCGATGCCCGCATCCGCATCCTGGTGGCCACCGGCTTCCACCGCGCTTCCACCCGGGAAGAGCTGGTGGCCAAGTACGGCGAGGAGATCTTGGACCACGAGGAGATCGTCATGCATGACGCCCGGGACGACGCCGCCATGGTGGACGTGGGCGTGCTGCCCAGCGGCGGCCACTGCCTGATCAACCGGGTGGCCACCGAGGCCGACTTGCTGCTGGCCGAGGGCTTCATCGAGGCCCACTTCTTCGCCGGTTTTTCGGGCGGACGCAAGTCGGTGCTGCCCGGCATCGCCAGCTACAAGACCATACAGGCCAACCACTGCGGCGAGTTCATCGCCTCCCCCCAGTGCCGTACCGGCAACCTGCAGGGCAACCGCATCCATGCCGACATGGTCTTTGCCGCCCATGCCGCCAAGCTGGCCTTCATCGTCAACGTGGTGCTCAACGAGGAAAAGCAGATCATCGGCTCCTTTGCCGGTGACGTGGAGGAAGCCCACCTGACGGGCTGCCGCTTCGTCAACGACCTGGCCCGTGTGGACAAGGTCCCCTGCGACATCGCCATCTCCACCAACGGCGGCTACCCGCTGGACCAGAACGTCTACCAGGCCGTCAAGGGCATGACCGCCGCCGAGGCCACCGTCCGGGAGGGCGGCGTCATCATCATGGTGGCGGGCTGCCGTGACGGTCACGGCGGACAGGCCTTCTTCGACAACATCGCCAAGGCGGAATCCCCCAAGGCATTCCTGGAGCATGCGGCCGCCACGCCCCGTCTGGAGACGGTGCCCGAGCAGTGGACCAGCCAGATCCTGGCCCGCATCCTGGTGAAGTACCATGTGATCCTGGTGTCCGATCTGCTGGATCCCGCCATCGCCGCCGCCCTGCACATGGACCTGGTGCCCACCGTGGACGAGGCCCTGGCCCGCGCCTTCCGGCAGATGGGCGAGGATGCCCGTGTGGCCGTCATTCCCGATGGCCTGTCTGTCGTAGTTCAGTAA
- the larD gene encoding D/L-lactic acid transporter LarD produces MLHNVLAEFLGTGLMIVFGVGVHCDEVLKNSKYRGSGHLFAITTWGFGISVVLIIFGGVCLNPAMALAQAILGMIPWTAFIPYAIAEMAGAFVGALICYVMYADQFRASEKEVDPIAVRNIFSTNPPMRDLPRNYFVEAFATTVFLTAILAIAKNYETWLPLGVGILVWAVGMGFGGTTGFAMNQARDLGPRLAYQVLPIRNKADNDWQYGLLVPGTAPFVGAVLAALFCKFFLGM; encoded by the coding sequence ATGTTGCACAATGTTCTCGCCGAGTTCCTGGGAACCGGCCTGATGATCGTTTTCGGTGTGGGCGTGCACTGCGATGAGGTGCTGAAAAACAGCAAGTACCGCGGTTCCGGCCACCTGTTCGCCATCACCACCTGGGGCTTCGGCATCTCGGTGGTGCTGATAATCTTCGGCGGCGTCTGCCTGAATCCCGCCATGGCGCTGGCCCAGGCCATCCTGGGCATGATCCCCTGGACCGCCTTCATCCCCTACGCCATCGCCGAGATGGCCGGTGCCTTTGTGGGTGCCCTGATCTGCTACGTCATGTACGCCGACCAGTTCCGCGCCAGCGAGAAGGAAGTGGACCCCATCGCGGTGCGCAATATCTTCTCCACCAACCCGCCCATGCGGGACCTGCCCCGCAACTACTTTGTGGAAGCCTTCGCCACCACGGTGTTCCTGACCGCCATCCTGGCCATCGCCAAGAACTATGAAACCTGGCTGCCCCTGGGTGTGGGCATCCTGGTGTGGGCCGTGGGCATGGGCTTCGGCGGCACCACCGGATTCGCCATGAACCAGGCCCGTGACTTGGGACCGCGGCTGGCCTATCAGGTGCTGCCCATCCGCAACAAGGCCGACAACGACTGGCAGTACGGCCTGCTGGTCCCCGGCACCGCCCCCTTTGTGGGCGCCGTGCTGGCCGCGTTGTTCTGCAAGTTCTTCCTGGGCATGTAA
- a CDS encoding ribulose-phosphate 3-epimerase, whose protein sequence is MFELCASILAADFAHLSRDVQTAEVAGVDAFHIDIMDGHFVPAISFGTGMVRTMRSLTHKPLDVHLMVDRPQEFVAELAALGAERVSVHAEVPGGPGEALAAIRAAGMQAGLVLNPETPLETATPYLPQIGQLLLMTVQPGRGGQPYLPGSNARIAAAKTLLQTAPHPVTIQVDGGITARTLPGAYQAGAGSVVSGSAVFAGPIAFNVRALRYAI, encoded by the coding sequence ATGTTTGAACTGTGTGCTTCCATCCTGGCGGCGGATTTCGCCCATCTGTCCCGGGACGTGCAGACGGCGGAGGTGGCCGGTGTGGATGCCTTCCACATCGACATCATGGACGGCCACTTTGTGCCGGCCATCTCCTTCGGCACCGGCATGGTGCGCACCATGCGCAGCCTGACCCATAAGCCGCTGGACGTTCACCTGATGGTGGACCGCCCACAGGAGTTTGTGGCGGAACTGGCAGCGCTGGGTGCAGAACGGGTATCGGTGCACGCCGAAGTGCCGGGCGGCCCCGGCGAGGCCCTGGCGGCCATCCGGGCCGCGGGCATGCAGGCGGGCCTGGTGCTCAACCCCGAAACACCGCTGGAGACCGCAACGCCCTATCTGCCACAGATCGGCCAGCTGCTGCTCATGACGGTGCAGCCTGGGCGGGGCGGGCAGCCCTACCTGCCGGGCAGCAACGCCCGCATTGCAGCGGCCAAAACCCTGCTGCAAACCGCGCCCCACCCGGTGACCATCCAGGTGGACGGCGGCATCACGGCCAGAACCCTGCCCGGCGCTTACCAGGCAGGAGCGGGCAGCGTGGTATCGGGCAGCGCGGTCTTTGCCGGACCCATTGCCTTCAATGTAAGAGCATTGCGGTACGCCATTTAA
- a CDS encoding transketolase family protein, which produces MSEVKKIATRDSYGAALVELAQDHPDVVVLDADLAAATKTGVFKKAYPDRHFDCGIAESNMMATAAGMAAMGLVPFASSFAMFAAGRAFEQVRNSIGYPHLNVKIGATHGGISVGEDGASHQCCEDFALMRSIPGMTVLCPSDDVEARAAVKAAYEHQGPVYLRFGRLAVPVIHDEANFKFEIGKGEQLTEGNDVAILATGLEVGEALTAAEQLKNEGIQARVINLCTIKPLDEEIVIKAAKECGAVVTCEEHSILGGLGEAVAAVLGEQCPTKMRRVGVKDTFGHSGPAWDLLEQFGLRSDAIVAAVKELV; this is translated from the coding sequence ATGAGTGAGGTCAAAAAGATAGCCACCCGGGACAGCTACGGTGCGGCGCTGGTGGAACTGGCGCAGGACCATCCCGACGTGGTGGTGCTGGATGCCGACCTGGCCGCCGCCACAAAGACCGGCGTGTTCAAGAAAGCCTACCCCGACCGTCATTTTGACTGCGGCATTGCCGAGAGCAACATGATGGCCACCGCCGCCGGCATGGCGGCCATGGGGCTTGTGCCTTTCGCCTCCAGCTTTGCCATGTTCGCGGCGGGCCGCGCCTTCGAACAGGTGCGCAACTCCATCGGTTACCCCCACCTGAACGTGAAGATCGGTGCCACCCACGGCGGCATCTCGGTGGGCGAGGACGGTGCCTCCCACCAGTGCTGCGAGGATTTCGCGCTCATGCGCTCCATCCCCGGCATGACGGTGCTCTGCCCGTCGGACGACGTGGAAGCCCGCGCCGCCGTCAAGGCAGCCTACGAGCACCAGGGCCCCGTTTACCTGCGGTTCGGCCGTCTGGCGGTGCCCGTGATCCACGACGAAGCCAACTTTAAATTTGAAATCGGCAAGGGCGAGCAGCTCACCGAGGGCAACGACGTGGCGATCCTGGCCACCGGCCTGGAGGTGGGCGAAGCCCTCACTGCCGCCGAACAGCTGAAAAACGAGGGCATCCAGGCCCGGGTCATCAACCTCTGCACCATCAAGCCGCTGGACGAGGAAATCGTCATCAAGGCGGCCAAGGAATGTGGTGCCGTTGTCACCTGCGAGGAGCACAGCATCCTGGGCGGCCTGGGCGAAGCGGTGGCCGCGGTGCTGGGCGAACAGTGCCCGACGAAGATGCGCCGTGTGGGCGTGAAGGATACCTTCGGCCATTCCGGCCCGGCCTGGGACCTGCTGGAACAGTTCGGCCTGCGTTCGGACGCCATTGTGGCGGCCGTGAAGGAGCTGGTCTGA
- a CDS encoding transketolase: MTKEERLGLQIAACKVRMGIIEATHGAKSGHPGGSLSAADLFAYLYNQEMRIDPANPKWEDRDRFVLSKGHTAPGLYSALAYRGFFPVADLPTLRHIDSYLQGHPNMNTVPGVDMSTGSLGQGVSCAAGMAKAAKYLHKDDVRVYTLLGDGEIEEGEVWESFLFAAKYKLDNFCVIIDLNGLQIDGPTSEVMPTDPVDAKLRDFGFRTVSINGHDFVQMDDAFQYFHWQTGAPTAILMHTTKGKGVSYMENQVGWHGKAPNDEEYKIAMEELKAQLAGLEAQL, from the coding sequence ATGACGAAAGAAGAGCGTTTGGGGCTGCAGATTGCAGCCTGCAAGGTGCGGATGGGCATCATCGAGGCCACCCACGGGGCGAAGTCCGGGCATCCGGGCGGCAGCCTGTCTGCGGCGGACCTGTTTGCCTACCTGTACAACCAGGAGATGCGCATCGACCCCGCCAACCCCAAGTGGGAGGACCGGGACCGGTTCGTGCTTTCCAAGGGTCACACGGCGCCGGGGCTCTACAGCGCGCTGGCCTACCGGGGATTCTTCCCGGTGGCCGACCTGCCCACCCTGCGTCACATCGACAGCTACCTCCAGGGTCACCCCAACATGAACACGGTGCCCGGCGTGGATATGTCCACCGGCAGCCTGGGCCAGGGCGTTTCCTGCGCCGCAGGCATGGCCAAAGCCGCCAAGTACCTGCACAAGGACGATGTTCGCGTCTACACCCTGCTGGGTGACGGCGAGATCGAGGAGGGCGAAGTGTGGGAATCCTTCCTCTTCGCCGCCAAGTACAAGCTGGACAATTTCTGCGTCATCATCGACCTGAACGGCCTGCAGATCGACGGCCCCACCAGCGAAGTCATGCCCACCGACCCGGTGGACGCCAAGCTGCGGGACTTCGGGTTCCGCACGGTGTCCATCAACGGCCATGACTTTGTCCAGATGGATGATGCCTTCCAGTACTTCCACTGGCAGACCGGCGCGCCCACCGCCATCCTGATGCATACCACCAAGGGCAAGGGCGTCAGCTATATGGAAAACCAGGTGGGCTGGCACGGCAAGGCCCCCAACGATGAGGAATACAAGATCGCCATGGAGGAGCTCAAGGCCCAGCTGGCGGGACTGGAGGCACAGCTATGA
- the fsa gene encoding fructose-6-phosphate aldolase — protein sequence MKFFIDTANVEEIRKANDMGVIAGVTTNPSLIAKEGRDYAETLAEIATIVDGPISGEVKATTTDAETMVKEGEAIYALDPKHMVVKIPMTAEGLKAIKALSAKGIPTNCTLIFSANQALLAARAGATYVSPFLGRLDDISQRGIELIETIHDMFLNYPDIQTQIIAASVRNPIHVTDCALAGADIATVPYKVIEQMLHHPLTDSGIEKFKEDYCKVFGE from the coding sequence ATGAAATTCTTCATTGATACCGCCAACGTGGAGGAAATCCGCAAGGCCAACGATATGGGCGTCATCGCGGGCGTCACCACCAACCCCAGCCTCATCGCCAAGGAAGGCCGCGACTACGCCGAGACCCTGGCCGAGATCGCCACCATCGTGGACGGTCCCATCAGCGGTGAGGTGAAAGCCACCACCACCGACGCCGAGACCATGGTAAAAGAAGGCGAGGCCATCTACGCCCTGGATCCCAAGCACATGGTGGTCAAGATCCCCATGACCGCCGAGGGCCTCAAGGCCATCAAAGCACTCTCCGCCAAGGGCATCCCCACCAACTGCACGCTGATCTTCTCGGCCAACCAGGCGCTGCTGGCCGCCCGGGCCGGCGCCACCTATGTCAGCCCCTTCCTGGGCCGTCTGGATGACATTTCCCAGCGGGGCATCGAACTCATCGAGACCATCCACGATATGTTCCTGAACTATCCCGATATCCAGACCCAGATCATCGCCGCCAGCGTGCGCAACCCCATCCATGTGACGGACTGCGCCCTGGCCGGTGCGGATATCGCTACCGTGCCCTACAAGGTCATCGAGCAGATGCTCCATCATCCGTTGACCGATTCGGGCATCGAGAAGTTCAAGGAAGACTACTGCAAGGTCTTTGGTGAGTGA
- the araA gene encoding L-arabinose isomerase, translated as MQMQDYEFWFVVGSQFLYGPEVLETVAKRAAEMTDVLNASGNLPCKLVYKVTAKTNKEIADVVREANYDPHCAGIVTWCHTFSPSKMWINGFVNLQKPYCHFATQYNREIPNEEIDMDFMNLNQAAHGDREHGFIAARLRMPRKIIAGYWQDEEIQKRLGRWMRTAVGVAVSRELKVMRFGDNMREVAVTEGDKVEVQAKLGWQVNTWAVGDLVKVMNEVTDAEIDALMEVYRANYEVATDDIDAIRYQAREEIAIKKMLDAEGCKAFSNTFQDLYGMEQLPGLASQHLMAQGYGYGGEGDWKVAAMTAILKAMGEGGNGCSLFMEDYTYNLVPGAEYSLGAHMLEVCPCCAAQKPRIETHPLGIGMNEKDPARLVFEGKPGKAIVVSLIDMGGRLRLICQDIECVKPILPMPNLPVARVMWKALPSLTTGVECWITAGGAHHTVLSYDVTAEQMHDWANMMGIEFVHIGKDTTPEKLEHDLFLADLAWKLK; from the coding sequence ATGCAGATGCAAGACTATGAATTCTGGTTTGTGGTGGGCAGTCAGTTCCTGTACGGCCCCGAAGTGCTGGAGACGGTGGCCAAGCGCGCCGCCGAGATGACCGATGTGCTCAACGCCTCGGGCAACCTGCCCTGCAAGCTGGTGTACAAGGTCACCGCCAAGACCAACAAGGAGATCGCCGACGTGGTGCGGGAGGCCAACTACGACCCCCACTGCGCAGGCATCGTGACCTGGTGCCACACCTTCAGCCCCAGCAAAATGTGGATCAACGGCTTTGTGAACCTGCAGAAGCCCTATTGCCACTTCGCCACCCAGTACAACCGGGAGATCCCCAACGAGGAGATCGACATGGACTTCATGAACCTGAACCAGGCCGCCCACGGCGACCGTGAGCACGGGTTCATCGCCGCCCGGCTGCGCATGCCCCGCAAGATCATTGCCGGCTACTGGCAGGATGAGGAGATCCAGAAGCGCCTGGGCCGCTGGATGCGCACCGCGGTGGGCGTGGCGGTTTCCCGCGAGCTGAAGGTCATGCGCTTCGGCGACAACATGCGCGAAGTGGCCGTCACCGAGGGCGACAAGGTGGAAGTCCAGGCCAAGCTGGGCTGGCAGGTGAACACCTGGGCCGTGGGCGACCTGGTCAAGGTGATGAACGAGGTCACCGACGCCGAAATCGACGCTCTGATGGAAGTTTACCGCGCCAATTACGAAGTCGCCACCGACGATATCGACGCCATCCGCTACCAGGCCCGCGAGGAGATCGCCATCAAGAAGATGCTGGATGCGGAAGGGTGCAAGGCCTTCTCCAACACCTTCCAGGACCTCTACGGCATGGAGCAGCTGCCCGGTCTTGCCAGCCAGCACCTGATGGCCCAGGGCTACGGCTACGGCGGCGAGGGTGACTGGAAGGTGGCCGCCATGACCGCCATCCTGAAAGCCATGGGCGAGGGCGGCAACGGCTGCTCCCTGTTCATGGAGGACTATACCTACAACCTGGTGCCCGGTGCCGAGTACAGCCTGGGCGCCCACATGCTGGAGGTCTGCCCCTGCTGCGCGGCCCAGAAGCCCCGCATCGAGACCCATCCTCTGGGCATCGGCATGAACGAGAAAGATCCCGCACGTCTGGTCTTTGAGGGCAAGCCCGGCAAGGCCATCGTGGTGAGCCTCATCGACATGGGCGGCCGTCTGCGGCTGATCTGCCAGGATATCGAGTGCGTCAAGCCCATTCTGCCCATGCCCAACCTGCCGGTGGCCCGCGTCATGTGGAAAGCCCTGCCCAGCCTGACCACCGGTGTGGAGTGCTGGATCACGGCGGGCGGTGCCCATCACACCGTGCTGAGCTACGATGTCACCGCCGAGCAGATGCACGACTGGGCCAACATGATGGGCATCGAGTTTGTCCACATCGGCAAGGACACCACCCCCGAGAAGCTGGAGCATGACCTGTTCCTGGCGGACCTGGCCTGGAAACTGAAGTAA
- a CDS encoding DUF4982 domain-containing protein codes for MDYLGEVGLGAWEYKDYAPDFAHGPGWISSGCGRVDLIGTPLGEALYTRVVFEQQAGPLMAVVPVNHTRDSHSPSAWKMSNALPSWSWQGQDGAPATVEVYSRGDTVELLLNDEPVARRKVSRTLCTVFHITYHPGTLTAVARDAQGRELGRHSLRSADDETCLCLLPEQPAPRPGGLWFLRLRYTDDQGILKPLERGTVQVTVQGGTLVGLGSACPYHPRGYRTEVTDIYYGEALAVVRAGGTDPVTVTAQDDRHTMVVSVRPEE; via the coding sequence ATGGACTATCTGGGCGAGGTGGGCCTGGGCGCCTGGGAGTACAAGGATTATGCCCCCGACTTCGCCCACGGGCCGGGCTGGATCAGCTCGGGCTGCGGCCGGGTGGACCTCATCGGCACGCCGCTGGGCGAAGCGCTCTACACCCGGGTGGTGTTTGAGCAGCAGGCGGGCCCCCTCATGGCGGTGGTGCCGGTGAACCATACCCGGGATTCCCATTCCCCCTCCGCCTGGAAGATGTCCAACGCCCTGCCCAGCTGGTCCTGGCAGGGACAGGACGGCGCCCCCGCCACGGTGGAGGTGTACAGCCGGGGCGACACGGTGGAGCTGCTCCTCAACGACGAGCCGGTGGCCCGCCGCAAGGTGTCCCGCACCCTCTGCACGGTGTTCCACATCACCTACCACCCCGGCACCCTCACGGCGGTGGCCCGGGACGCCCAGGGCCGGGAACTGGGCCGGCATTCCCTGCGCTCGGCGGACGACGAGACCTGCCTCTGCCTGCTGCCCGAACAGCCGGCGCCCCGCCCGGGCGGGCTGTGGTTCCTGCGCCTGCGGTACACCGACGACCAGGGCATCCTCAAGCCGCTGGAGCGGGGCACCGTGCAGGTGACGGTGCAGGGCGGCACCCTGGTGGGACTGGGCAGCGCCTGCCCCTACCATCCCCGCGGCTACCGCACCGAGGTGACCGATATCTACTACGGCGAAGCGCTGGCCGTGGTGCGGGCCGGCGGAACAGACCCCGTCACGGTGACCGCCCAGGACGACCGCCATACCATGGTGGTGTCGGTCCGGCCGGAGGAATGA
- a CDS encoding MMPL family transporter, whose protein sequence is MDYAMGLANTEAIGGYMLTDALNPRQLSEAAGLDYELTTAVYALYAAENDNLGNLANLDEYQVPLLDLLLFLCDKADSGAVTLDSAMQEELDTIHSQLRMAQDQLQGTAYDRLVVALALPEEGEETFAFLQTLHDEAARFYGPDAVLLVGNSTSDYDLATTFAQDNILISVLSAVFVVIVLLFTFQSAGLPLLLILVIQGSIWLNFSVPALTGDYVFFMSYLIVTAIQMGANIDYAIVVSTRYRDCKAQMPPKSAVVEALNLAFPTILTSGSILTAAAFLIGCITTQPYIAGIGECLCRGTLLSLFLVLFILPQILVPGDSIVERTRFALQLPTPRRQEIHGAVRVDGRVRGYVHGYVDGTLHGTIRGDATLQVAAGKMGTLPPKIDLPPEPQPTPSPDVQEEPSDETTD, encoded by the coding sequence GTGGACTACGCCATGGGGCTGGCCAACACCGAAGCCATCGGCGGCTATATGCTGACCGACGCCCTGAACCCGCGTCAGCTGTCGGAGGCAGCCGGTTTGGATTACGAACTGACCACCGCCGTATACGCCCTGTATGCCGCCGAAAACGACAACCTGGGAAATTTGGCCAACCTGGACGAATACCAGGTACCGCTGCTGGACCTGCTGCTGTTTCTGTGTGACAAGGCGGATTCCGGCGCAGTGACCCTGGACAGCGCCATGCAGGAAGAACTGGATACCATCCACAGCCAGCTGCGGATGGCGCAGGATCAGCTGCAGGGCACCGCGTATGACCGGTTGGTGGTCGCCCTGGCTCTGCCCGAAGAAGGCGAGGAAACCTTTGCCTTTTTACAGACCCTGCACGACGAAGCGGCCCGCTTCTACGGCCCGGACGCCGTGCTGCTGGTGGGCAACTCCACCAGCGACTATGATCTGGCCACCACCTTTGCCCAGGACAACATTCTGATCAGCGTACTGAGCGCGGTGTTCGTTGTCATTGTGCTGCTGTTCACCTTCCAGTCGGCAGGGCTGCCCCTGCTGCTGATCCTGGTCATCCAGGGCAGCATCTGGCTCAACTTTTCGGTGCCGGCCCTCACCGGGGATTATGTCTTTTTCATGAGCTACCTCATCGTCACCGCCATCCAGATGGGTGCGAATATCGACTATGCCATTGTGGTTTCCACCCGCTACCGCGACTGCAAAGCACAGATGCCGCCCAAATCGGCCGTCGTCGAGGCGCTGAACCTCGCTTTCCCCACCATCCTGACTTCGGGCAGCATTCTGACGGCGGCGGCCTTCCTGATCGGCTGTATCACCACCCAGCCCTACATTGCCGGCATCGGCGAATGCCTGTGCCGCGGCACCCTGCTCTCGCTGTTCCTGGTCCTGTTCATTCTGCCGCAGATCCTGGTGCCGGGGGACTCCATCGTGGAGCGTACCCGCTTCGCTCTGCAACTGCCCACGCCCCGCAGGCAGGAGATCCACGGTGCCGTACGGGTGGACGGCCGGGTGCGGGGATACGTTCACGGGTATGTGGACGGCACCCTGCACGGCACCATCCGCGGCGACGCCACCTTGCAGGTGGCTGCCGGAAAGATGGGCACACTGCCACCCAAAATCGACCTTCCGCCCGAACCGCAGCCCACGCCAAGCCCTGATGTACAGGAGGAACCGTCCGATGAAACAACCGATTAA